The Benincasa hispida cultivar B227 chromosome 9, ASM972705v1, whole genome shotgun sequence genome has a segment encoding these proteins:
- the LOC120085643 gene encoding protein CELLULOSE SYNTHASE INTERACTIVE 3, with translation MSKSPATEQIESLSPSTSSPRDNNGAAIVDDPETTMATVAQLIEQLHASMSSSQEKEIITARLLGIAKTQKDARTLIGSHSQAMPLFINVLRSGSSVAKVNVARTLSFLCKDDELRLKVLLGGCIPPLLSLLKSESIEASKAAAEAIYEVSSSGLLNDRVGMKIFVTEGVIPTLWNQLNPNNRQDKVVEGFVTGSLRNLCGDKDGYWKATLEAGGVDIIVDLLSSDSATVQSNAASLLARLMLAFSDSIAKVIESGAVKALLGLVSKKNDISVRASAADALEALSSKSTGAKKAIVDEEGIPVLIRAVVAPSKECMQGKHGQSLQEHATRALANLCGGMSALLLYLGELSQSPRLYAPIADIVGALAYTLMVFEKSSDEDSFKANKIEDILVTLLKPHDNKLVQERVLEAMASLYGNIYFSECLNHAEAKKVLIGLVTTAATDVQEYLIPSLTSLCCNGVGIWEAIGKREGVQLLISLLGLSSEQHQEYAVQLLEILTDQVDDSKWAITAAGGIPPLVQLLETSSHKAREDAAHILWNLCCHSEDIRACVESAGAIPAFLWLLKSGGSRGQEASAMALSKLVQTADSATINQLLAMLLGDSPKEKANIIQVLGHVLTMASYEDFVHKDSAANKGLRTLVQVLNSSNEETQAHAASVLADLFSTRPDISDSLATDEIVHPCMKLLASNTQVATQSARALAALSRPSKTKAMNKMCHIAEGDVKPLIKLAKTSSVDAAETAVAALANLLSNSQIAAEALAEDVVSALTRVLGEGTPVGKKSAAQAFHQLLNHFPPGDVFASETQCRFIVLALVDSLRSMDLDGNNVIDALEVISLLVSTKLGASLTYAPWSALVEDPSSLEPLVYCLAEGPSPLQDKVIEILSRLCGDQPVILGDLLVARSKSLDSLASKIITSSSPEVKSGGAALLICAMKEHKQQSVGALDSFGCLKLLINALVALIKQNSTYSSSDIEVRAHRGFIKRSTFLDGDGFDASDPATVMGGTIALWLLSIIASLNVENKVAVLEAGGLEALSDKLGSYTTNSQAELEDMEGIWISALLLAILFQDASVASSPATMSIIPSLAFLSRSEEVNDKFFAAQAIASLVCNGSKGVNLAIANSGAIVGLITLIGFVESDMPNLVSLADEFSLTRKPDQVVLERLFEIEEVRIGSTARKTIPLLVDLLRPLPDRPGAPPVAVQLLTRIADGSDANKLMMAEAGAVDALTKYLSLSPQDSTEAIISDLLRILFSNPDLIRYEASASSVNQLIAVLRLGSRSARFSAARALFELFDCEYIRNSELAKQAFHPLVDMLNATSESEQGAALAALIRLTSGYSSKTDLLNDVEGTPLDSICRILTTSSSLELKTNAAELCFVLFGNIKVRTNPIVSECIQPLIFLMQSDSSSAVESGVCALERLLDDERQVELTLPYDIVNLLVSLVSGTNYRLIEASICSLIKLGKDRTQLKMDMVKVGVIDNCLELLPDAPSSLCSSVAELFRILTNSNAIARSSDAAKIVEPLFLVLLRPDFNLWGQHSALQALVNILEKPQSLVTLNLTPSQVIEPLISFLESPSRAVQQLGTELLSHLLAQEHFQQDITTKNAVVPLVQLAGIGILNLQQTAIRALEKISTSWPKSVADAGGIFELSKVIIQDDPQPPHALWESAAMVLSNVLRFNAKYYFKVPVVVLVKMLHSTVESTITVALSALVNHEGNDTLSAEQMAEAGAIDALVDLLRSHQCEEASGRLLETLFNNVRVREMKVSKYAIAPLSQYLLDPQTRSQPGKLLATLALGDLSQHAGHARASDSVSACRALISLLEDEATEEMKMVAICALQNFVMHSRTNRRAVAEAGGILVVQELLLSPSPEISGQAALLIKFLFSNHTLQEYVSNELIRSLTAALERELWSTATINEEVLRTLNVIFTNFPKLHISEAATLSIPHLIGALKSGNEAAQETVLDTLCLLKHSWSTMPIDIAKSQAMIAAEAIPILQMLMKTCPPSFHDRADSLLHCLPGCLTVIIKRGNNLKQTMGSTNAFCRLSIGNGPPRQTKVVSHSTSPEWKEGFTWAFDVPPKGQKLHIICKSKSTFGKSTLGRVTIQIDKVVTEGLYSGLFSLNHDGDKDGSSRTLEIEIIWSNRISDEEL, from the exons AAGGATGGTTATTGGAAAGCCACACTTGAGGCTGGGGGAGTGGATATCATTGTTGATCTTCTCTCTTCTGACAGTGCAACTGTTCAGTCAAATGCAGCTTCTCTTCTAGCACGCCTAATGTTGGCCTTCAGTGATAGCATAGCTAAGGTGATAGAATCTGGAGCTGTGAAAGCTCTGCTTGGGCTTGTAAGTAAGAAAAATGATATTTCTGTCCGTGCAAGTGCTGCTGATGCTCTGGAGGCTCTCTCATCAAAGTCAACTGGGGCCAAAAAAGCAATTGTGGACGAGGAAGGTATTCCAGTACTTATCAGGGCAGTCGTTGCCCCTTCTAAGGAATGTATGCAGGGTAAGCATGGCCAGTCTCTACAAGAGCATGCAACACGAGCACTGGCCAATCTTTGTGGTGGGATGTCTGCACTACTACTTTATCTAGGAGAACTTTCACAGTCCCCTCGCCTTTATGCACCGATTGCTGATATAGTTGGAGCACTTGCATATACTCTAATGGTTTTCGAGAAGTCCAGTGATGAGGACTCCTTTAAAGCTAACAAGATAGAAGATATTCTTGTAACACTATTAAAGCCTCACGACAACAAGTTAGTTCAGGAGCGTGTCCTTGAAGCTATGGCTAGTCTATATGGTAATATATATTTCTCAGAATGTTTAAACCATGCAGAAGCAAAAAAGGTGCTTATTGGACTAGTAACAACTGCCGCTACTGATGTGCAAGAGTACCTAATACCATCTCTGACTAGTTTATGTTGCAATGGGGTTGGCATCTGGGAAGCCATTGGCAAGAGAGAAGGAGTTCAGTTACTTATATCATTACTGGGGTTATCAAGTGAGCAACACCAGGAGTATGCTGTTCAGTTGCTGGAAATCTTGACCGACCAGGTAGATGACAGCAAGTGGGCTATCACTGCTGCGGGTGGAATTCCTCCATTGGTTCAGTTATTAGAGACAAGTTCCCACAAGGCAAGGGAGGATGCAGCACATATTTTGTGGAATTTGTGCTGCCACAGTGAAGATATTCGAGCTTGTGTTGAAAGTGCAGGTGCCATCCCAGCATTTTTGTGGCTCTTAAAAAGTGGTGGATCAAGGGGCCAGGAAGCCTCTGCAATGGCACTTTCAAAGCTTGTCCAAACTGCTGATTCTGCTACTATAAATCAGCTATTAGCTATGCTCTTAGGAGATTCTCCAAAAGAAAAGGCCAATATAATTCAAGTTTTAGGTCACGTGCTTACTATGGCATCATATGAGGATTTTGTACATAAAGATTCTGCAGCTAATAAAGGTCTGAGAACCCTTGTTCAAGTTCTTAACTCATCAAATGAAGAAACTCAAGCCCATGCTGCTTCTGTTCTAGCAGACTTATTTAGCACAAGGCCGGATATTTCTGATAGTCTTGCAACTGATGAGATTGTACATCCTTGCATGAAGCTCTTGGCGAGCAATACTCAAGTTGCCACTCAATCTGCTCGAGCATTGGCTGCCCTCTCCCGGCCCAGCAAGACAAAAGCAATGAATAAGATGTGCCACATTGCTGAAGGGGATGTCAAACCCCTGATTAAGTTGGCTAAAACATCTTCTGTTGATGCTGCTGAAACAGCAGTTGCTGCCCTGGCCAATCTTCTGTCTAATTCTCAAATAGCTGCAGAAGCTCTAGCAGAAGATGTTGTCTCAGCTCTAACTAGAGTTTTGGGAGAAGGAACTCCAGTTGGTAAGAAGAGTGCCGCTCAAGCCTTTCATCAATTGTTGAACCATTTTCCACCTGGTGACGTGTTTGCAAGCGAAACTCAGTGTCGTTTCATTGTCCTTGCTCTAGTTGACTCCTTAAGGTCTATGGATTTGGATGGGAACAATGTTATAGATGCTTTAGAAGTAATTTCCCTCTTAGTTAGCACCAAGTTAGGAGCTAGCTTGACTTATGCACCATGGTCTGCCCTTGTTGAGGATCCTTCAAGCTTGGAACCACTTGTATACTGTCTTGCTGAGGGACCATCTCCACTGCAGGACAAGGTGATCGAAATTTTGTCAAGACTGTGTGGAGACCAACCTGTTATTTTAGGTGATTTGTTAGTTGCAAGATCAAAATCACTTGATTCTCTTGCCAGTAAAATAATAACATCTTCAAGTCCAGAAGTAAAGTCAGGAGGGGCTGCATTACTCATCTGTGCTATGAAGGAGCACAAACAGCAGTCAGTGGGAGCGCTAGATTCATTTGGATGTCTCAAACTACTTATAAATGCTTTAGTGGCTTTGATCAAGCAGAATTCTACTTATTCCTCTTCAGATATTGAAGTTAGGGCCCATAGAGGTTTTATTAAACGAAGTACTTTCCTAGATGGAGATGGATTTGATGCTTCTGACCCGGCCACAGTCATGGGAGGTACCATTGCCCTCTGGTTGTTGTCAATAATTGCTTCTTTAAATGTGGAGAACAAGGTTGCTGTTCTGGAAGCTGGAGGACTTGAGGCCCTGTCTGACAAGCTTGGTAGCTATACTACAAATTCACAG GCAGAATTAGAGGATATGGAGGGTATATGGATCAGTGCCCTGCTCCTAGCAATCTTGTTCCAAGATGCAAGTGTTGCCTCATCCCCTGCAACCATGAGTATTATTCCTTCACTTGCCTTTCTGTCAAGATCTGAGGAGGTGAATGATAAATTCTTTGCTGCACAGGCAATAGCAAGTCTTGTTTGTAATGGTAGTAAAGGAGTAAATCTTGCCATTGCAAATTCTGGTGCAATTGTTGGGTTAATTACTCTAATTGGGTTTGTGGAGTCAGATATGCCGAACCTTGTTTCTTTGGCAGATGAATTTTCTTTGACACGGAAACCAgatcaagttgttcttgagcgtctatttgaaattgaagaagTAAGAATTGGGTCAACTGCACGCAAAACTATACCTCTACTAGTTGATCTATTGAGACCATTACCAGATAGACCTGGTGCTCCACCTGTTGCTGTTCAGCTCTTGACCCGTATCGCTGATGGAAGTGAtgcaaataaattaatgatggCTGAAGCTGGAGCTGTAGATGCTTTGACAAAGTATCTCTCTTTGAGTCCTCAAGACTCAACAGAAGCCATAATATCTGATCTATTGAGAATTTTATTTAGCAACCCTGATCTTATTCGTTATGAGGCATCGGCCAGTTCCGTGAATCAACTTATAGCCGTGCTACGTCTGGGGTCAAGAAGTGCAAGATTCAGTGCTGCAAGGGccctttttgaactttttgatTGCGAGTACATTAGAAATTCTGAGCTAGCCAAGCAGGCTTTCCACCCATTAGTTGACATGCTCAATGCCACATCAGAAAGTGAGCAAGGTGCTGCTCTTGCTGCATTGATTAGATTGACTTCAGGATATTCTTCAAAAACAGATTTACTGAATGATGTGGAAGGAACCCCGCTTGACAGCATATGCAGAATTTTAACAACTTCGTCGTCCTTGGAGCTGAAGACAAATGCTGCAGAACTATGTTTTGTGCTGTTTGGTAATATTAAAGTAAGAACAAATCCAATTGTCTCTGAATGCATACAGCCACTCATATTTCTGATGCAGTCAGATTCAAGTTCAGCAGTAGAGTCTGGGGTATGTGCACTTGAAAGATTGCTGGATGATGAACGACAAGTAGAGCTCACTTTACCCTATGACATTGTGAACCTCCTTGTTAGTTTGGTCTCTGGAACAAATTATAGATTGATTGAAGCAAGCATCTGCTCTCTCATAAAGTTGGGAAAAGATCGGACTCAACTCAAAATGGATATGGTTAAGGTTGGGGTCATTGATAATTGTCTCGAGTTGCTTCCAGATGCACCTAGTTCATTATGCTCCTCAGTGGCGGAACTATTTCGCATTTTAACAAATAGTAATGCAATTGCTAGGAGTTCAGATGCTGCAAAAATAGTGGAACCTCTTTTCTTGGTTTTGCTTCGTCCAGATTTTAATTTGTGGGGGCAGCACAGTGCCTTGCAAgctcttgtaaatattttagagaAACCGCAGAGTCTCGTGACCCTAAATCTTACTCCTAGCCAAGTTATTGAACCACTGATTTCATTTCTTGAGTCCCCATCCCGAGCTGTCCAGCAGCTTGGCACAGAGTTATTATCTCATCTTCTTGCACAAGAGCATTTCCAGCAAGATATTACAACTAAAAATGCAGTTGTGCCACTTGTACAGCTTGCTGGGATTGGAATATTGAATCTACAGCAAACAGCTATAAGGGCATTGGAAAAAATATCCACTAGCTGGCCTAAGTCTGTTGCTGATGCTGGAGGTATTTTTGAGCTTTCGAAGGTTATTATACAAGACGACCCTCAGCCTCCTCACGCTCTCTGGGAATCAGCCGCCATGGTTTTGTCAAATGTTTTGCGATTCAAtgctaaatattattttaaagttCCTGTGGTTGTTCTCGTGAAAATGTTGCATTCAACTGTAGAGAGCACTATCACGGTGGCTCTCAGTGCTTTAGTTAATCATGAAGGTAATGATACATTAAGTGCTGAACAGATGGCAGAAGCTGGTGCTATAGATGCATTGGTCGACCTTCTAAGATCTCATCAATGTGAAGAAGCATCCGGAAGGTTActtgaaactttatttaataatgTCAGAGTTCGAGAGATGAAGGTTTCCAAGTATGCAATAGCACCCTTATCACAGTATTTATTAGATCCACAGACCAGATCCCAGCCCGGCAAGCTTCTCGCAACTTTAGCCCTCGGAGATCTTTCACAGCATGCTGGACATGCAAGAGCTAGTGACTCTGTATCTGCCTGTCGTGCATTGATAAGCTTGCTTGAAGATGAGGCAacagaagaaatgaaaatggTGGCTATTTGTGCTTTGCAAAACTTTGTCATGCACAGTAGAACAAATAGGCGAGCAGTTGCTGAAGCGGGTGGAATATTGGTTGTTCAGGAGCTTCTTCTGTCTCCAAGTCCAGAAATTTCTGGTCAGGCAGCATTGCTGATAAAATTCTTGTTTTCTAATCACACATTACAGGAATATGTATCAAATGAGCTCATCAGATCTTTGACAG CTGCATTGGAGAGGGAATTGTGGTCTACTGCAACTATCAATGAAGAGGTTTTAAGAACCTTGAATGTCATATTCACCAACTTTCCCAAACTCCATATTTCTGAAGCAGCTACTCTTTCCATACCTCATCTGATCGGAGCTCTAAAATCTGGCAATGAGGCAGCTCAGGAAACTGTGTTGGATACCTTATGTTTGCTAAAGCATTCTTGGTCAACCATGCCGATAGACATTGCAAAGTCTCAAGCTATGATTGCAGCTGAGGCCATTCCTATACTGCAAATGCTGATGAAAACCTGCCCTCCTAGTTTCCATGACAGAGCAGATAGCCTTTTGCATTGCTTACCAGGTTGTCTGACTGTTATTATTAAGCGTGGGAACAACCTAAAACAGACGATGGGAAGTACAAATGCTTTCTGTCGATTGTCTATCGGTAACGGCCCTCCTCGACAAACAAAG GTTGTTAGCCACAGTACATCTCCTGAATGGAAAGAAGGATTTACTTGGGCATTTGATGTGCCTCCAAAGGGGCAAAAGCTGCACATCATCTGCAAAAGCAAAAGCACTTTTGGGAAG TCTACTCTGGGAAGAGTGACCATCCAGATCGACAAAGTTGTAACAGAGGGATTGTACAGTGGATTATTCAGCCTAAATCACGACGGAGACAAAGATGGCTCTTCACGGACACTGGAAATAGAAATTATTTGGTCAAACAGAATATCAGATGAAGAACTATGA